The segment TTTTGATGTTATTATTACAAGAGAACCAGGTGGTAGCGAAATTTCTGAACAGATAAGACAAGTTATTTTAAATAAAGAAAATACATTAATGGATCCATGAACAGAAGTTTTGCTTTATATTGCAGCTAGAAGACAACATTTAATTGAAAAAATTCTGCCAAATAAAAACAGTAATAAAATCATTATTTCTGATCGTTTTTCTGACTCAACTTTAGCATATCAGGGTTATGCTAGAAATTTAGATATTGATAAAATAAATCTTATTCAAAAACTTATTTTTGAAGATTATCAACCTGATTTGACAGTTTTATTTGATATTAAACCAGAAACAGGTTTACAACGAATTTTATTAAGAAAAGGTGAAAAATTAAATAGATTAGATGAAGAAACATTAGAATTTCATCAAAAAGTATATAATGGTTATAAAAAAATTGCTATTAGTAATCCAAATCGCGTTCATACAATAAATGCTAATTTATCAGAAAAAAAAGTTTTTAATAGTGTTTATGAACTAATCATAAATTTAGTTGAAGAAAAAGGTTTTAAAGAAAAAAAAATTAAAATTAGAGGATCTAATGAAGGAAAATAATTTAATTTTATTTGAAAATAAAGAATCAGAAAATTTTTCTATTTTTGCAATGGAAAATATTCCACAGTTAATTTTATTGTATTCGAAAAATAAAATATTAAATATAAATGTTAGTAATAAGTTAATAAAAAAAATTATTTGTAAAAATAATAATCAATTAAAAAAATGTACTGAAGAAAATATGTGTCAAAATTGTTTTAAAATTAAAACTAATAGTTATTTTGATTTTAAAAAATTTGATTTTAGTAAAAATAATATTATGAATAAAAATATTGTTTTAGAAATTATTAATGATTTTTCTAAAACTAATTTAGAAAAAGATGCTAATAAAATTTATTTAATAAATCAAATTGAATTTTCTTCAATTTCAGCTTCAAATGTTCTGCTTAAAACTTTAGAAGAATTATCTAAAAATATTTATGTAATTTTTACTACCACTAATATTAATCAAATACTCCCTACTATTAAATCTCGTTGTCAATTGATAAATTGTTCAAAAGAAAATGATATATTTGTTAGTAACAATTATGATGATGAACAATTATTAATATTAAAAATATTTTCAAATACTATTTTTTTGACAGATGAAAGTAGTAAACTTAAATTAAAAAAATATATTGAAATTATTAAACAATTTATTATTAATGATAATGATAAAAAGGTTAACAATCAACTTTTGAATAAAAAAATAGTTAGTTTAAAAGAAGAAATTATTTACTTTTTTAGATTTTTTAATTTAGTAGTTTTTAATAAATTAACTTTTCTTTTATTTAAAAAGTATGATTTTAATAATTTTTTTATTGAAAGTTTAGTTAATTTATGAAAAAATAGTAATTTAAAAAATATAGCCTATATTTTAGAACAAATTTCATTTACAATTACCAAATTAAAATTTAATGTTAACTTAAATTTATTAATAAATTCTTTTCTTATTAAGGTAAGTGATAATTAAACTATGGAAAGTACAAAAAAAATTTTAATTTTAAATCAAGATGATAAAAAAATTAAACTTATTCAAAGAAAAGATATGTTTTGTGTTTCTTTAGATACTATTTTATTAAGTAATTTTATTAAAATAAAACCTAGTACTAAAACAATAATTGATTTTGGAACTAATAATGCTGTTATTCCAATAATTTTATCGGCAAAATTTCAAGGAAAAGTAATTGGTATTGAAATTCAAGAGCCAGCTGTTGAACTTGCTTTAGAAAATATAAAACTTAATGATTTAGAAAAAAGAATTATCATTGTTCATGAAGACATAAAAATTTATGCTCAAAGAGAAAAAGAAAAAGTTGATTTAATTGTATGCAATCCACCTTTTTTTCCTTTATGGGATAAAAGCAAAGTAAAAGCACAACCTTTAAAAATTCCAGCAAGACATGAAGTATATATTAATTTAGAGGAGATTATTGCTAGTGCAAGTAAATTATTAAAAGACAAAGGGCGATTGGTTATGATAAATAGTGTAGAAAGAATAAATGAAACATTACTTTTATTAAAAAAATATCAAATTACACCTAAAAAATTACAAATAGTTTATCCTAAAATTAATCAGGCTGCCAATGTTTTTTTAATTGAAGCAGGATTTTTAGCGAAAGAAGGAATGATTGTTTTGCCACCATTGATTTGTCATAATGAAAATAATACTTATATTGATGAAATAGCAAAGTGATATAAATAATCTTAATATAAGTGTAAGGTTAGGTGTTTAAAATGAATATTAATTGATTAAATAAACTTAATAAAAAAATAACTTACTTATTAGCTGTATCAGGTGGTCCAGATAGTATGTTTTTATTAGATAATTTAGTACGTAATGAGTTTAAAATTATTGTTTGTCATGTTAATTATCATAAACGTTGAAGTAGTAATGTTGATGAGCAAATTGTTCGAGAATATTGTACAAATAATAAAATAACTTTAGAAGTAAAAAATATTAAAGAAGAGGAATACAATAAAAAACAAAATTTTCAAAGTCAAGCACGTGTACTTAGATATGATTTTTTTAATAAAATTGCTCAAAAATATCAAGTTTATAATCTTGTTGTAGCACATCATATTTACGATTTACTTGAAACATATATTATTCAAAAACAACGCAAGGCAATAGTTTCTTATTATGGATTAAAATTTAAAACAACATATAAATCTTTATCGGTTTATCGTCCAATGTTAGAATTAAAAAAAGAAGATATTATTGACTATTTAACTTTGTATCATATTAAATATGGATTTGATGAAACAAATGAATTAATTATTTATGAAAGAAATCGAATTAGACAACAACAAATTAATAAACTTACTGATTTTGATATTAATTTAATGTTAAGTGAAATTAAAGAATTAAATAGTGAACAAGAATTACTGAAAGATGAACTTGAAGTAATTTATAATACTATTATTAATGATGATGTGCTTGCTATTAATGAGTTTAAAAAATATGAATTTAAATTACAACAAATGATTATCTATGAATTTTTAAGCCAATATGATGAAGAATTAGTTTTATCTTTAAAAAAGGCTAAAATTAAAGAAATAGTTAGAGTTTTAACTAAATCTAGTAAACCAAATATTACTATTTGTATTTCTGAAAATACTTGAGTTATTAAAGAATATAATTTTGCATATATTAGTGAAAAAAATGAACCAAAACAATTTAGTTATAAAATTTCTAAAATAAATAACTATAATTTTAAGGAAATTACTATTTCTAAAACTGAACCAACAGGTGGTGAATTTCAAGCTTTATATATTAATAAATCAGATTTTCCATTAACAATTAGAACTAATAATGGTGAAGAAGAAATTGAGACACCATTTGGTACAAAAAAAATTAATCGTTTATTTATTGATAATAAAATTCCATATCGTGAACGTCTTATATGACCAGTAATCATAAATTCAAGCGGAAAAGTAGTGGCAATTCCAAAATTATCAGTAAATAAAAACAATATTAGTGAGAAACCTAATTTGTATGTGCTAAAATATTATGGTATTATTTAAGAAAATAAATTAGAAATTAAACGTAGGTGAAAAAATAATGCAAACGCGAATTAAAATTAATTGAATAATTGTTGCACTATTCGTTGCTTTTTTAGTATTTGTTGGAATTTTATTATGATATTTTTTAAGAGGAAATGCTTTAACTTTAGATCAATTTCAATTAGAAACACTACTTAGAGATTGTAAACTCCCTGGCAATAGTAGTGACACTGTTAGCAAAATTGATGGAGTACAAGTTCAATTTTTTGATCATACTACTTATATTACAGGTTTTTTAGGAATTAATGGTAAGGTAAAACGATTTGAAGCGACAGTTTCTGGAACTGCTACAGGTGGTTTTTATCATGATGTTATTGAAAAATTATTCAGAAAAGATAAAGATGGTAAAGGCTTTGATATTAATCCCACAATTATTAGTGAATTAGTTCCCTTTTGAAAAACATTTTTAATTAGTATGTTTCCAATATTAGTATTAGTTGGTGGTTCATTTTGATTATTTTCTAAAATGAATAAAATGGGTCCCGGTGGTGGCATGAGTCCTTTTTCAATGGGAAAAAGTCGTGCTAAGATTAGAACATCAGATACTAGATTTACTGATGTTGCTGGTATTAAAGAAGAAAAATTGGAATTAGAAGAAGTTGTTCATTTTTTAAAGTTTCCACAAAAATATGCACAAATGGGTGCAAGAGTGCCAAAAGGAGTTCTTCTTGTAGGACCGCCTGGTACTGGTAAGACTTTATTAGCAAAAGCAGTTGCTGGTGAAGCAGGTGTTCCTTTCTTTTCAATTTCTGGTTCTGAATTTGAAGAAGTTTTTGTTGGAGTTGGAGCTTCAAGAATTAGAGAAATGTTTACTACTGCTAAAAAAAGTGCTCCTTGTATTATTTTTATTGATGAAATTGATGCAGTAGGAAGAAAACGTGCCTCAGCTTCAACTGCAACTAATGAACAAACTTTAAACCAATTATTAGTTGAAATGGATGGATTTGAAACTAACTTGGGAGTTATTATTATGGCTGCTACTAACCGTGCTGATGTACTTGATGAAGCGTTATTACGTCCAGGTAGATTTGATCGTCAAATTTCTTTAAGTTGACCTGATATTAAAGAACGTGAAGCAATTTTACGATTACATGCTCGTAATAAAAATATTTCGCCAAAAGTTAATTTTCAAAGAATAGCAGAGAGAACACCAGGATTTAGTGGTGCACAATTAGAAAATGTATTAAATGAAGCAACGTTGTTAGCTGTTCGTCATAATAAAACAGTTATTGGTTTAGTAGAAATTGATGAAGCTATTGATAGAGTTGTTGGTGGACCTGCTAAAACTTCAAGAGTAATTACTGATATGGATAAAAAAATAGTATCATATCACGAAGCTGGACATGCTCTTATTGGTTTAAAACTAGAATATGCTTCTAAAGTTCAAAAAGTTACAATAATACCACGTGGACAAGCAGGTGGATATACTATTATGACTCCTAAAGAAGATACTATGTTTTATTCAAAAGTACATTTAAGAGCAACTATTACTGGTTATTTAGGTGGTCGCGCTTCAGAAGAGATTATGTTTGGTAATGCAAATATTACTACTGGTGCTCATGATGATTTAGAAAAAGCAACAAATATTGCCAGAAAAATGATAACTGAATATGGAATGTCATCTGAATTAGGATTAGTTCAATTTGAAAGTCCACGTAATGAGTATTCACCTTTTGCAGCAAATAAGTTTTCTGATGATATTGCATCTAAAATTGATGGAGAAATTAAAAAATTATTAGATATTTGTTATATTGAAGCAGTAGCAACAATTAAAAAACATAAAGATACATTAGAGTTAATTGCTAAGTCATTAATGACTTTAGAAACAATTACTGCTGAACAAATAGAATATATTGATAAATATAATAAATTACCAATTGAAGTAATAGAAATGCAAAAAGAAATACAAAAAAATAGTAAAAATCCTTCCAAAGAGGATAATGAATCAAATGATAAAAAGGAAGATAATAATTCAGGGACTGATGATGATACAATATCAGTTGTTCCTAAGAAGAAATAATTAAATTATTATAATAAAAAAACAAAACTTACTATTTTAATATTTTCGATAATGTGTAAGTTTTGTTTTATTTTCTTTTTTTATTTGGTAAATATAATATAAAAAGTAATAAGGAGAAAAAACAATGTTGGAAAAACATGAATTAGTAGAAAAAATATTATTAAGTACTGATGTAATCAATAATAAAATTATTGAACTTGCAAAATCAGTTAATAGTTATTATAAAGATAATAAAGAGCCCATTATTTTAGTAGGGATATTAAGAGGATGTTTACCTTTTTTATCACAATTTATGTTAAACCTTAAGATTGATTGTTTGGTTGATTTTATGTATGTAGAGTCATATTTAGGACAAACAAAGGCGGTAAATAAACCAAAAATAAGAATGGATGTTATTAATAATGTTAAGGGTCGTGACTTATTAATTGTTGAAGATATTATTGATTCAGGTAATTCGTTATTTAAAATTCGTGATCATTTACAAGAACTTGGAGCAAAATCGGTAAAAATAATTACTCTTTTAGATAAGAAATCTAAAAGAGTTGCTAAAATTGAAGCTGATTGATATGGCTTTGAAGTTCCTGATCATTTTTTAGTAGGATATGGTCTTGATTATGATGAAAAATTGAGAAACTTACCTTATGTTGGTATTGCTGACCTTAATAAAATTGCAATTTTAGAAAAATGTAAAAAAAGTAGTTAAGTAAATAAGTTTAGAATTTAATAATAATATTAAAATTTTTATTTTTTAATATAGTTCAAATATAATTAGCATTATTTTATTATGATAAAATTATACTATTAGCAGTTTTTAAGTTGTATAAGAATATTGGAGTTATAATGAGCAATCTTTTTGTTAATGTTTTAAGAGGAATCAAGAAAAGATTATTACAATATTTAGGTATTATAATACTATTAGTTATTGTAATTTCTACTCTTTCTGCACTTTATAGTACAGCATCAAGAGCTGAATCAGGTTTTTATACAGTATTAAACAATAGTGGTAAATATGACTATCGTATTAATTTACAATTATTAAATAATTATAAAGATACTGCTACTGCAACATCAAGAATCCAAACAATTATCAAAAAACAATTTAAAGATCATCTGCAAAAGCAAGAAATTTATAAACAGATAGATGAAATTAAAGAAAATAATCTTAGAAATAATAGTTTTCCTATCCTTCCTTCGGGAGTAGATATTAATAAAGATTTTGAAAATTATTTGTTAAATTGAGGATTAAGTTATCAAGGAATACTATTTAGTGATATTTTAGAAAACGAAGTTAAAAATGATGAAATTTATAATTTGCAACATTATGAACTTGCTAAATCATTTTTTAAAACTTTTGATTATGAAAACGTTAGTTCTTTTAAAAAAATTTATTATTCATTAGAAAATGGATTTTATACTTCAGAAAAAAGTGAATCTTTTGATTTTGCTCCAAAAAGAAATAATATTAATGAAGTTTATATTTCCGAAGGTATTAAGCCTATTAATCCATTAGAAATAGTAATCAATCCTGAATTTGCATGTATTAATAATATTAAATTAAATGATTATATAACAGTTATTGATAAAGTTGAAAAGTTAAAAGTTGTTGGCTTTGGTTATGCTTATTGGGGAATTACTGGTAGTCGTACTGCAACAAATCCTAATCCGACATCTGAAAATACAAGTCCTGTTTATATGTCAAATCAATGGTTTAATAATTTAATAAAAGACTCTACATTTAGAACTAATTTAAATAATATATTTTTATTAAAAGTTAACAATAACGATAACTATTTTGTTAGTAAGTTAGAAGAACTTTTAATTAAAACTTTTAGTTTTAGTTTTGGTTCAATTATTAGTAGTGATAGCGAAGATATTCGATCAGGACAAATTCTAGAGAGTTTTAAAATGGAAAATATAATGTTTACAGCAATTACTCTTGTAGTATTATTAGTTATTATTTTTATCATTATGTCATATGTTAGAAAAGAAATTGATTTACAAAAACCACAGATAGGATTATTAAAAGCCCTTGGTTATAGTAATTTTCAAATTGCTATTAGTTTTGTAATTTTAATATTTTTGATAACATTCATTTCTAGTATTATTGGTTTAGGTATTGGTCTAGGGTTACAAATATGATTTAATTCGTTAAATAACATTGGGTTTTTTATGCCAGTACCAATACTATTTTTTAGTTGGATAGTATTTATTGTAAGTTTAATAATTATTCCTATTATTTTTATAGTAATTAGTTATATGCAATCGGAAACAAAATTACGCGTTAGTCCATTATTATTAATTTATGATAGACCAAGTAATTCAAGTTCTAAACTAATTTCAGTTTTAAAATACCCCTTTCGTTATTGACCATTTAAACAGCGTTTAGCAATTGCTTTCACTCTAAAATCGGTTGGAAAACTATTTTTAGTATTTTTTACTTTTATTTTTGTTAGTTTTTTATTACTATTTCAAAGTTCAGCTACTGATTTATTTGATAATAAAATAAACAATTTATATGGATATTACAATAAAGATGTTAAATGAAATACATCAACTTCATCAATGTATACATATACTAATGATTCTAATTTAAGTATTGATAAGCATGTTTTTGATTGAGTTTCAGAAAAAGATATTGCAAAAGATAAAGAAACTGGTACTAATAAGTATCATCAATGAATAGCTGATGATTTTCATATTGATAATGATAATAAAGCTAAAAAAATTGAAAGTATTATTAATAATAATAACTTTAAAAATTATTTTATGAATAGTGAAGAAATTAATATCCTTTATCAAAAAACTAAGAACAAATCTGATTGTGAAGATTTTATTAATCCAAAAAAGATAATACCTAAACCATTAATGAAAATTATTTGTCAAAATATTCATCAAATATTTAATTATATTTCAACAAATACAGGTATTAATCCAGAAATAAACCCGTTGCCTGGTATTAGTTTAGGTTTAAATATTTATAATAATAAGTATTATCCAACTATTGAAATAAATTTAAGGCCTCCTAATGAATGAAAAGGACATAATCAAGGTCGCATGCTTGCAAAAAAAATTAAAGCAACAGGACTTTATAATGATCCATATCAAGATTTAGTTTGAAAAAATTGATTTAATTTTAAAGAAGCAAAAAATCGTGATATTGATCCTATTTTTAATAATTTTCATAATTTACAATCACAAAAAGTTACTTATACTGATAATCAAGGACAAAATATAACAACTACAGCTTATATTTTACCAGCAGTTATTTCAAAAACATTATCAATTTTAAATGATTATAAAATTGATGATCACTTTTTAATGTTAGCAAGTTGATATAATTATACAATTCCAGTAATTTATCAAGTTAAAGGAATTATTGAAAATAATTTAGACAATTCGAATGTTTATATTAATCTTGATGATTTACGAACATCTATTGGATTAATAAAACCTTCCCCATCAGAAGATCCAAAACCAATATCAGATTCTTTTAATCATTGATTATCTAAAGAGAGCAATATTTTTCCATTAAATTATATAAATATTTTGCAACCATCTGCAGAATATACTAAAGAACAAATATTAGCAAAAAATTTAGAACCTATTAATAAAATACCTTTTATTAATGATTTAGTTAAAAGATTATTAGTTGAAATATTTGATGGAATTAGAACAATTATAAATATTACAAAAATTTTAACATTATTTGCTGTAGCTTTTGTATTGGTAATTATCGTTAATATGATTTTAGATAATAATTTATTAATTATTGCAATGATGAAATCTTTGGGTTATCGTGTAAATGAAATTAACAGATTGATTATTGGCTCCTATATTATTGCTTTATTGGTTGCTTTTATTTTAGGTACTATTATTTCTTATGTTGTGTGGAATATTATTACTTTAATTATTGCAACTAAAGCAGGCGTTGTTTTTAATGTGGCTGCTAATCTAGTTACAATTTTATCTTGCTTTGGAATGGTATTTTTAATAATGGTTATTGGCTATGCTGTTGGGTTATATTTAATTAAATACAAACCAGTAACAGCTTTATTACAAGGAAGTTAAAATATTTTTTAAGTATTTCTATATAAATAAGGTAAAGTAATTGATAAAATGAGTGGGTTGTTTATAAAAGCATGGAATTAAAAAGGAGAAATGATTATGAAAAAAGATAATAAGGAAATTAAAAAAGATGATAAAGACATTGGAAGTAAACAAGTAACTAAAAATAAGTTAGAATCTAGTTTTACAAAGAAGTTAGTATCTAAAAATGAAGCTACAATACCACCAGTAACCCATAAATCTCATGATAAACCAGAATCAAAGGAAGAAATAGAAGCTAATAAAGCCAAATTGCAAACTTTTAAAGATAATCAAAAAGCAATTAAAAAATTAACAAAAACTCATTCAAAAGAAATTTTAGCAGGTAAAATTATATCAATGACTAATAATACTCCTGATACTCAAACTAATGTTATTGAATTATTTGATGTTAAAAAATCTTACTTAACTGGAGACTTAGAATATGAAGTATTAAAAGGAGTTAATTTAAAAATTAAATTAGGTGATTTTGTTGTTATCTTAGGACCATCGGGAAGTGGTAAGACAACATTATTAAATATTATTTCGGGATTGGATAAACCTAATACTGGTGATGTTTTTGTGGCGGGATACAATTTATCTTTATTAAAAGATAGTCATTTAACTAAATTTAGACGAGATAATGTTGGTTTTATTTTTCAACAATACAATTTATTAACTAACTTAACTGCTCGTGAAAATGTTGAAGTTGGTGAAAATCTTGCTAAAAATAAAAATAAAAATATGAGTATTGATGATATTTTTCAAGTTATTGAAATGGATGAACATATGAATAAATTTCCAAGTCAATTATCAGGTGGACAACAACAAAGAGTATCGATTGGTAGAGCACTAGCAAAAAATCCGACAATTTTATTTTGTGATGAGCCAACAGGAGCACTTGATGAGGAAATGGGGCGTAAGGTATTAGAGATTTTATTGGATGTTAATCGAGAATATAAAACATCAATTATTATGGTTACTCATAATCCTAACTTCCAATATGTTGCAAATACTGTTATTAACGTTAAAAATGGTAAAATTATTAGTGTAAAGAATAATGAAAAACCAATGAAACCAAGTGAAATAAATTGAAGTTAATATTATTAATTAAATAAACTAACAAATTGTTAATAAAAAAAATATCATAACAAAGGAGTAAAAATATGATATTTTTTGAAACCCCTAGATTAAAAATTAGATATTGAGAAGATAGTGATTTAGATGAACTTGTTTTATTAAATTCTGATAAAGATGTCATGAAATATTTTTCTAGTACATTATCAAAAGATGATACAGAAAAATATTTTTCAAAAATTAAAAATAATTTAAATAATAATGGATTTGGTTTTTATGTTGTTGAATTTAAAAAAGATAATAAATTTATTGGCTTTATTGGCTTTATTGGCTTTAGCGAAGTTGATTTTATTGATGATTTTAGACCATGTATTGAAATTGGTTGGTGTTTTTAAAAAAAGTGTTTGATGTCAAGGAATAGCAACAGAAGCAGCTAAAGAATGTTTAAAATATGCAAAAAAAATTAAAATTCACTGAAATTTATAGTTTTCCTAGTATATTAAATATTAAATCAGAAAATGTAATGAAACGAATAGGTATGAAAAAAAAGAATCTTATCATCCAAAAATAAATAAAAGTGATATTTTAGCAAAACATGTTTTATACAAAATTAATATTTAGAAGGTAAAAAATGATTAATAAATTGTCTCTAATTTTTATAGATATCTATTAGTAGAAATATTTAAATTAAATTTTAGCCCTTATTATAAATATAAGGGTTTTATTATAAAATTTAAAATTAATTGTTGACAGTAGAATTTGGTATTGAAAATTGATATCATTATGTATAAACCTAAACAATCTTATTTAATTTAATTTTTTTATTTTAAATACTTATTTTAAATACAAAGGATGAAAACAATGAAAGAAACTAAACTTGAAATTAATGGACGTATTTTGACAGAGCAAGAAGCATTAAGATATCAAAAAATACAAGATTTATATAAACAAAATTATGATATTTATGGGCGTAATTGAGAAAGAAATTATAATTGTGAAACTTTAAATAGTGAATTTAGAAATAAAAATAAAGAAGAGTTAGCAAAATTTGTTGCTAATTTACCTAATGATCAAATTAAAATGGCGGGTAGATTAATGACAAAAAGAGAAATGGGAAAGGGTTCAATTTTTGCTCATTTGCAAGATCAAACAGGTAAATTTCAAATTTATTTAAAACCAGAATATATTAATCAAAAAAAATTTGAATGATTTGCAGAATATGCAGATTTAGGCGATTTTTTTGGTATTAAAGGTAAGGTTATGAAAACCAATAAAGGAGAACTAACAGTTCAAATCTATGATATTGTAATGTTATCAAAAACACTTAGACCTTTACCAGATAAATTTCATGGTTTAACAGATATTGAAGAACGTTATCGACGAAGATATGTAGATTTAATTATGAATCAAGAAACTAAAAAGACATTTTTACAACGTACACAAATTATTAATGAATTAAGAAGTTTTTTAAATAATAAAGGTTATTTAGAAGTTGAAACACCTATTTTACAAGAAGTATATGGTGGTGCTGCCGCTAAACCTTTTATCACTCATCATAATACATTAAAAACCGATTTATATTTACGGATTGCTACTGAATTACATTTAAAAAGATTAATAGTTGGTGGTTTTGAAAAAGTTTATGAAATTGGTAGATTATTTCGTAATGAAGGTATGAGTAAAAAACATAATCCAGAATTTACAACTATTGAAATTTATGTTGCCTATCAAGATATGAAATATATGATGGATTTAACAGAGTCTTGTATAAAACATTTAATTAATACAGTGCATAATAAATTAATATTAGAATATGATGAAAATATATTAAATTTTGAAAAATCATGAACAAAAATTAGTATGATTGATTCAATTAAAAAAGCTATGATCAAAGATGAAGAGTTTACTAAAATTTTCCAAGAAATTAGTGATATGATTTTAAAATATCATAATATTGAAGATGATAATATTAGAAAT is part of the Spiroplasma endosymbiont of Lasioglossum villosulum genome and harbors:
- a CDS encoding ABC transporter ATP-binding protein; this encodes MKKDNKEIKKDDKDIGSKQVTKNKLESSFTKKLVSKNEATIPPVTHKSHDKPESKEEIEANKAKLQTFKDNQKAIKKLTKTHSKEILAGKIISMTNNTPDTQTNVIELFDVKKSYLTGDLEYEVLKGVNLKIKLGDFVVILGPSGSGKTTLLNIISGLDKPNTGDVFVAGYNLSLLKDSHLTKFRRDNVGFIFQQYNLLTNLTARENVEVGENLAKNKNKNMSIDDIFQVIEMDEHMNKFPSQLSGGQQQRVSIGRALAKNPTILFCDEPTGALDEEMGRKVLEILLDVNREYKTSIIMVTHNPNFQYVANTVINVKNGKIISVKNNEKPMKPSEINWS
- a CDS encoding lysine--tRNA ligase — protein: MKETKLEINGRILTEQEALRYQKIQDLYKQNYDIYGRNWERNYNCETLNSEFRNKNKEELAKFVANLPNDQIKMAGRLMTKREMGKGSIFAHLQDQTGKFQIYLKPEYINQKKFEWFAEYADLGDFFGIKGKVMKTNKGELTVQIYDIVMLSKTLRPLPDKFHGLTDIEERYRRRYVDLIMNQETKKTFLQRTQIINELRSFLNNKGYLEVETPILQEVYGGAAAKPFITHHNTLKTDLYLRIATELHLKRLIVGGFEKVYEIGRLFRNEGMSKKHNPEFTTIEIYVAYQDMKYMMDLTESCIKHLINTVHNKLILEYDENILNFEKSWTKISMIDSIKKAMIKDEEFTKIFQEISDMILKYHNIEDDNIRNIEKNKTFKLILKLAKSYKLHIPDHYNSTGHIINLFFESFVEETLIQPTFIFDYPIEISPLAKLNKNSKEFTDRFELFIAGREYANAYSELNDSLQQYNRFEEQVKEKNSGNDEAATMDLDFVEALEYGMPPTGGLGIGIDRLVMLITGQNSIKDVLLFPHMKPRTEK
- a CDS encoding GNAT family N-acetyltransferase gives rise to the protein MIFFETPRLKIRYWEDSDLDELVLLNSDKDVMKYFSSTLSKDDTEKYFSKIKNNLNNNGFGFYVVEFKKDNKFIGFIGFIGFSEVDFIDDFRPCIEIGWCF